Below is a window of Bos indicus isolate NIAB-ARS_2022 breed Sahiwal x Tharparkar chromosome 19, NIAB-ARS_B.indTharparkar_mat_pri_1.0, whole genome shotgun sequence DNA.
aaccagggattgaacccgggtctcctgcattgtagacagatgatttaccatctgagccaccagggaagtcttattaTATACTAAAAGATGATGACTACGTTGCAGTCAGTCTTTCCAGCTCTCAAATTAACTGTTGTGAATTACAAATTGCTTTTCGGGACTGTTTGAGTTCCCTAGGAAGAAGACCCAGAGATGAAAATTAGCAAACAGGGTGTTTATTGAGAAGTGATCTTGGGATTAGTACTGCTAGGCGGAAAGGGAAGGAAGTGAGCAGAAGTGGACAGTTGGAGAAATCAGGCTAGGATAGAGTTTCAGTGGACATCTAAGCATGGCACTGGAAAGGTCCCCTTTTACTCTTGGACGTAAAATCAGAGTCACCAGCAATACCAAGAAACTGTCACTAGgtctgtttcattcatttatatcacCTGCCTGGCACTGAAGGTAGCCCTACTATAAGACAGAATAAACTGAATATTctgaatagtaataataataataataataataaaccaaatCTACTGAAGCTCTGGCTACCAGAATAAAGAAGAACTCCACTGTATGTACAGGGGATTCTATGGTGGcttagaagataaagaatcttcccacaatgcaggagacctgggtttgaaccctggggcagaaagatcccctggagaatggaatggcaacccactacagtattcttacctgcagaatccgtggacagaggagcctcgtgggatacaatccacagggtcgcatagagttggacacggctgagtgactaacatatcaACTGTGTACGTGGACGAAAGACTCATTGTATGTGACCCGAAACAGAAATTAGATAGACTTTACTAACCTATCTATCTGCCGCTTTTGTAGGTGAAAAAACCCTGAAAGGTAGTGTTGTTAAAAATCATGAATTGTGCTCAATCTTTCCAaatcttttctcatgttattatctTCATAGATGCTCTATCACTTCAGTTTCACCTCCTTTCCCCATAAAGACTAGaaaatgattaatttattttctagacGTAACTAGTAGTGATCAGTATCATTTGACCTCTCTTGAAGGTTGATTAATTTGTGCTGTTTGGCAGGTGCAGGCAAAATTCAATTACTTTGGGTTGAAAtgtaaatcctttttaaaaaagaaagagactaaCAATCAGATTCAAATTTCAGTGCCAATAGGGAGACATTTATTTAGGTTCATGGAAATAACAAGACATAAGAAAATCTTTACCAAAGAGTACACCAAAAAATCTTCATTGTATTTCCATATCAGAGGTAAAAATCAGTGGACCCACAAGTGATGGAGACAAATTCCTTAAGCATGATTAAGAGATATCCTGAAGAAAAAGGGAGGAGTGTTTAGAAATTGTAATTTCCTGGGAGATTCTGAGTGATCTCATTTGTATGGGAGGGACTGTGGAGAGAAGATAGAACGTGGGCTCATTATGTCTGGTGTTTGCTTATCAATTCAAGGGACCAGTTCTCTTGAATCctccacatttaaaaaagaagctctgcaactgtggggagggaggaaatgaGGAAGCAGTATGTTCAAAGCAGAGATTCAGCAGCAAGAGGAGGGACAGCACACGGGGCGGGGGCAGGTGGAGATAACACAGGTGGGGCGATAGCAAGTGGTGTGGCAGGAGACCCGGCCACACACTGGGCGCAGGCAGCAGCTGGAGCCACAGCAAGAGGGGCGGCAGCAGCTGGAGATGCGGGAGCAGGTGGGCTGGCAGCACACAGACTGGCAGCACCGGGGCCTGCAGCAGCTGGACCCACAGCTGGAAACACAGCAGGAGGGGCGGCAGCAGCTAGAGATGCAGCAGGTGGGGCGAGAGCAGGTGGGCTGGCAGCACACAGGCTGGCAGCACTGGGGCCTGCAGCAGCTGGAGATGCAGCAGGTAGGCCTGCAGCAGCTGGAACCACAGCTGGAAACACAGCAGGAGGGGCGGTAGCAGCTAGAGATGCAGCAGGTGGGGCgagggcaggtgggctggcagcAGACCGGGCGGCAGCAGCTGGACACACCACAGCTGGGGCGGCAGCAGGTGGTCCTGCAGCAGGTGGTCCTGCAGCAGCTGGGCTGGCAGCAGGTCTCCAGGC
It encodes the following:
- the LOC109573457 gene encoding keratin-associated protein 4-9-like isoform X2, whose translation is MVSSCCGSVCSDQSCGRSLCLETCCQPSCCRTTCCRTTCCRPSCGVSSCCRPVCCQPTCCISSCCRPQCCQPVCCQPTCSRPTCCISSCCRPSCCVSSCGSSCCRPRCCQSVCCQPTCSRISSCCRPSCCGSSCCLRPVCGRVSCHTTCYRPTCVISTCPRPVCCPSSCC
- the LOC109573457 gene encoding keratin-associated protein 4-7-like isoform X3 yields the protein MVSSCCGSVCSDQSCGRSLCLETCCQPSCCRTTCCRTTCCRPSCGVCGSSCCRPTCCISSCCRPQCCQPVCCQPTCSRPTCCISSCCRPSCCVSSCGSSCCRPRCCQSVCCQPTCSRISSCCRPSCCGSSCCLRPVCGRVSCHTTCYRPTCVISTCPRPVCCPSSCC
- the LOC109573457 gene encoding keratin-associated protein 4-11-like isoform X1, producing MVSSCCGSVCSDQSCGRSLCLETCCQPSCCRTTCCRTTCCRPSCGVSSCCRPVCCQPTCPRPTCCISSCYRPSCCVSSCGSSCCRPTCCISSCCRPQCCQPVCCQPTCSRPTCCISSCCRPSCCVSSCGSSCCRPRCCQSVCCQPTCSRISSCCRPSCCGSSCCLRPVCGRVSCHTTCYRPTCVISTCPRPVCCPSSCC